From Primulina huaijiensis isolate GDHJ02 chromosome 15, ASM1229523v2, whole genome shotgun sequence, one genomic window encodes:
- the LOC140959241 gene encoding uncharacterized protein yields the protein MASPEHLQGIPTEKSRLQEYAQRACAQLPVYQTLNEGPPHALQFKSQVLIDGIWYTSPNTFSSRKVAEHDAAKHAFIGLREKLKAEGRSLILEDLHFCKAILNEYAVKMNMKIPTYVTNESKAHVPIFVSSLQLNGVTFSGDAARTKKEAEQLAARSAILSILVSEAGTTMSVIVKSKFKFHNALKLAKDSSIIRASPVMDSSSIRASPVMDSSSIRASPVMESYIIPTSVVNKFSSNVPACFTKDPSITPTCITKDPSFTPACIVKASSSIPACIIKNPASTQACVVENSVNTQSCMVENPVNTQACIIKDSPNIHLGPVATEVAPLDSALVSFTSTKEVDVGVCAIKDILATIQQPSFAPFPSIQLAHSESASEQPSRSQSTHQSLHLFKKPKPISSVEAVTPPIIFMPPTIEQASESPPVCSTSGKKRRRNKKTRKNLLHQSPSTIVMVTQNQVPAFPVTTQQNGHSISLQGFVA from the exons ATGGCTTCGCCAGAGCATCTTCAGG GCATCCCTACTGAAAAGTCTCGGCTACAAGAATATGCACAAAGAGCTTGTGCACAACTCCCCGTTTATCAAACTCTTAACGAAGGACCTCCACATGCGCTCCAGTTTAAATCCCAAGTGTTGATCGATGGCATATGGTATACATCACCAAATACATTTTCAAGTAGAAAAGTGGCAGAGCACGATGCTGCCAAGCATGCATTCATTGGCCTTCGGGAGAAATTGAAGGCTGAGGGACGTTCTCTTATACTTGAG GATTTACACTTTTGCAAGGCTATTCTTAACGAGTATGCTGTGAAGATGAATATGAAGATACCGACTTATGTCACAAACGAGTCAAAGGCACATGTACCAATATTTGTGTCCTCATTACAATTAAATGGAGTTACGTTCTCTGGAGATGCTGCTAGAACTAAGAAGGAGGCTGAGCAATTGGCAGCACGATCAGCTATTCTATCAATTTTAG TCTCTGAGGCTGGAACTACCATGTCTGTGATAGTCAAGTCAAAATTCAAGTTTCATAACGCATTAAAACTGGCAAAGGATTCATCCATCATCCGGGCATCCCCTGTTATGGATTCATCCAGCATCCGGGCATCCCCTGTTATGGATTCATCCAGCATCCGGGCATCTCCTGTTATGGAATCGTACATCATCCCAACAAGCGTTGTTAATAAGTTTTCATCCAATGTCCCAGCTTGCTTCACTAAGGATCCATCCATCACGCCCACTTGCATCACTAAGGATCCATCTTTCACGCCGGCATGTATTGTTAAGGCTTCATCAAGTATCCCAGCATGCATTATTAAGAATCCAGCGAGTACGCAGGCATGCGTGGTTGAGAATTCAGTGAATACGCAGTCATGCATGGTTGAGAATCCAGTGAATACGCAGGCATGCATTATAAAGGATTCGCCCAATATACATTTGGGCCCAGTGGCTACTGAAGTTGCACCATTGGACAGTGCACTTGTCTCCTTTACTTCGACTAAAGAAGTTGATGTTGGTGTATGTGCTATTAAAGATATTTTGGCTACAATTCAACAGCCTAGCTTTGCTCCATTCCCTTCTATTCAATTGGCACATTCAGAATCAGCCTCAGAACAACCTTCTCGTTCTCAATCAACACATCAGTCCCTACATTTGTTCAAAAAGCCAAAACCAATTTCTTCAGTGGAGGCTGTTACTCCTCCAATTATATTCATGCCTCCAACTATAGAGCAAGCTTCAGAAAGTCCTCCTGTGTGCTCCACGTCTGGGAAAAAGCGTCGTAGAAACAAGAAGACCAGAAAAAATTTGCTTCATCAGTCTCC GTCAACGATTGTCATGGTTACTCAGAATCAAGTCCCTGCTTTTCCAGTGACCACCCAACAAAACGGTCACTCTATATCTCTGCAAG GTTTTGTTGCCTGA